Genomic DNA from Papilio machaon chromosome 14, ilPapMach1.1, whole genome shotgun sequence:
TTATACACCGGTTACcaaataatgaatatattaaatatataacatacaaaaacaGAAATCATTATGGTTGAGACCAGTTATGTTGACATTGAATGAACCTGCAATATTCTGGAGTTATATAACTAATGTTTTATCTATAAAGGAGGttattaaaatgcattttttgtttaacagATTGTAATTATTCTTCTTAAAGTTTAGCTTCTAGGTACTACAACTAATTTCAGATGTGATCTTTAATTAgtgtagtataaaataaaacattaacatcACAACTCAGTTAGGatagtttaaaacaaactcATCCCCTTAAACAAGAGGGGCAGGCAAAGAATATGAGTTTCCATTTGGCATGGTCCTGCTACACCTCTTCTTTCTTccacatttaaacattcacatcaGTTTAAGTTGTTTTTCATAACCACATTCTAGAGTAAATAGCttttgaaagttaaaaaaaggaaattatcTACTATACCTATGCCAGTATTTTGATCAACAGCTTCAAGAAACTGTCCAATGACCAAGGGGACTGATTGTATCCGTTTAACTTCCTCTTGGGCATGTAGGTACTCTTTCTTGAGATTTCTTTGTTCATCTTTTATGTATTCTTCTTGAACTTCTAAAAACTCTAACATCCGCTGCAATTTCTGTAAATACGGAACATTTGAAATTATGaaactagtttttaaattccatcAATTTTTAGCAGGGAAATTACAATTGCAAAGGttcaaaagtttaattatcaaggaagctttaaaaaattactgtatGAATTGGATGGAAGTATGAAAATTACcttgtattttgtatacagATCTTCTGATTCCAGTTCATCGAAAGTTTGGGGTCCAGCGAAAGACAATCCTTTTGTGTCGGTGACTTGGTCATcctaaaattacataaaggTTAATGATTATTGtcgaaaataataagtaaaccGTATTagaatgttttgttatttactttttcaggcaaaataataccaatttcttccattttacaaaatatttagtcACTGTGTTATTTGATTTTGctaataccacaaccacagaacagattataaaaaattacgaatCAACTGCTGTCAAACTGTTTTATTACGCCGTCATGCTCATTTCTTTTCACGCATTCCatagtaataaaacaacacttcacaattttaaatttttatttcaaccaaCCCTTGCacataagcaaaaaaaaaggaatcCGAATTTACATTACCAAGAGCCGTTTTTTTTGCCAATTTTAGAGAAGTGAATATTCTATAAGACAATGGAAAACCCTGAAAAATCTAGAAAACTTcctaagaaatatttaaggtaTTCTCATATCAGATTTCTTCAGAACTTCGCGCctgttttcatattttgattttcaatttagagaatattattttgtcattCAAAACAAAACCCATCGCTAAATAAATTGGCAGAGAATATGCTGGAATATCGTTTTGATATTCCGGTTTTCGAACCCCCGTTAACCTCATAACAGAGTTTTGTTCTACATAAAGATGTAGTTTTACGAACAAAAACCATAGTTTctatatgaattaatttattaaagacttttcgagacatttgaataaatgtaaaatataggtaattcttaactttaaagatttttatctaAGTCAAAGTTCAAAATTGCGAAGTCATCTAGACTTTGCAATTTTGGATAAAGGTAGCTTTGAATAAATGTCATATATGTTTTCAACGAAGGAATCTGTGGTATTCCGTTGTACCCATATTTCTCGGACGGTaggaaagaaaattaatgtgTCCATAGAATTAATGGGTAAACACTAATTAGTACACTAATTCTATACGTAGAATATCACAACGTCTAATACgatgtaactattttttaaaccgTCATTCGTTGccttgtttcttttttattaatggagAGCCTTGCTTacgattaattaaatcaaaagtaTGCAAAAGTGGTAGATACCAGCAATAACGACATCTGTTTGCTgaaccggtgaaataccacgacaaCATAAAAGACAGAGCTGAAGtgaaagtaattccgcgtttcgtcagATGAGTGTGATGTCGCAGATctcattttagtcctctttgcCTTACCACccttttttaaaagtaaagaatGAGATGGGAATgaggatttgatggaggaggggtcgtataggaagaggaaatattattttttctccgCGTCCCTtgctccgttgattaaaggttggtaacgcatctgcaattacggataTCTAAGTACATCGGAAATTCATGTGGCCATTTGTTCGTTCGCcaccttttaaaataaaataaagaaaaatatatgtataaagtaTGACCTATAGCTATTATTATCGAGATATTTACCTGTTTTATCAAACGTTGTTGCAAACGATACTTGTTACACGTCTGAATATAATCATAGAGTACAtctaatcaataaaatatttgataaggACAAGAATTCGTAAACAAGTGCTATTTCAAAACAGTCTTTAAATCTTCGCTAGTAATATAAAGCTAACGTCATATATTTAATCAAGGTATAATAACGTACAATATtgtgtatttgtatttacGTAAGCTAtcctaaataacaaaaattgatTTTGCAATCACagtaatttatcatttattttatcgttatattttatagcaatCTGTTTAATTATTGATCTAGATAACTATTGCTTATATAAATGCTATTGAACTAATAAGTGTGTAAACTTGCACTATGAAGGTGTTAGTGATCTTTGCGTTGCTCGCTGCAGCAGCCAATGCCAAATCTCTTAACCCTTTAGTACCTGACAATCACTCGGCTTACGGGTATTTGCAAGATGTTGGTGTCCCTGAAGCTGAAAGGATTCAAAAAGCAGAAGAAGCATATCTGAGGGGAAGAATTACTGGGGGAGTTCCCGCTGCTCTTGGTCAAATTCCCTATCaggtttaataattttttttattattttacctgTGTATTAGTAAGAGTATTATGTTACTATTAGAGATCGATAGTAGAAATAAtgattttgcaataaatttcATTCACTTTAAATTTTGCATTGGCTTGGAAGCAATTGAGTCTGggaaaaaaacactttttggTTACACTAAGATTCTCCCTTAGAGACCACACAATGATTCCGAATGCGGTATTTAAGCATCGGTCtctatagtttaaaaataatttgcagaAGATCATAAACACGATCTTTCGTTACAGGCTGGCCTGATCACTGACATAATCGGAATCACCGGTCGTGGAGTATGCGGTGGTACGCTTATTTCTCCAGATAGAGTGTTGACTGCCGCACATTGCTGGTACGATGGTAGACATCAGGCGTGGAGGATGACCGTGGTTCTCGGCTCTGAGTTGCTGTTCTCAGGTGGGAATAGGCAACAGACCAGCGTTGTGGCCATGCACCCCAACTGGATTCCGCTGCTGGTCAGAAATGACATCGGTGTCATCTATCTGCATTCACCTATAGCGCTATCAGGTAAGTCAATTTCTGCACTTGCAAAAATTCTGAGAAtctgattattatttttttcatacctcatgttctctttgaaaaaaacagagtTCAGGATGTTAATAGAAATGTCGCGGTAGTCAAAATCCATagttaaaacaaacttattgCCATAAACTTCATTAGTTTTATGTGCCTAATCCCTCATCCCCACAACGCTTTTTTAACGCTGCCTTCAGCAGATAAGTGAAACTGAGTTTCTTCTATTTGTACCGTTTTATAACGTGTGATAAAAAGCGCCCGTGCGAATCGCTATCCCTCCATATTAATTTTCGCTACGCtatgtaaaagtataaattatttaacagcCACAATTGCACCCATTGCGCTGCCAAGTGATGCTGAAGCCGATAAGACCTTTTCTGGCTACCGCGCTATCGCTTCGGGCTTTGGTGCTACTAGCACAGGTAAGGTATATTCTACttctttgataaatataatacatcttttaatttagatatgGTTATTTGTACTACACAATCGATCGTTAGATGGCTGTTACTTACCTTGCTAAAGGTTTTAAACAGTactagacgccagcaacaacaacatctgttgaaATACTaagaccacacagaagacaggcatgaagtagaagcaattccgcgttttggCTGAAGGGTGTGCGTGTCGgcggcctaattttagtcctatttccctttccacccttttcttataaggaaaggatgggaagaggaagtggattaGACGgtagaggggacgcataggaaggggatatAAGCTTATTCTACGTCGAtgaaaggtaggcaacgcatgaCATCCTTTCTCACCTGATCTTTCTTTGGCTGTATCGTCAAAACAGATTTCGCCCTGTATATCTTTGCATGTCCTCAGAAGTACTTTTACAAATCCACTTGGTCGTATTTCTCCTTCTACTTTTCCTTCAGACATAAACTCTATCTCTCGTATCGTCTCTAACGATAATTTATTTGCAGGTGCTAACATTACAAACAACCAGTTCTTGAGCCAAGTGAATTTGAACGTGATATCAAACAATGCGTGCAACATTGCGTTCCCATCAGTCATCCAATCGTCAAACCTGTGCACTAGCGGTCTTGGCGGTGTGGGTGTTTGTGGCGGCGATTCTGGTGGCCCATTGGTTACCACCAATAACGGCCGACAGATTGtggtatgtataaataaatgttataaaacaagAGTTCGAAAGATTTCTATGTATAAGACAGGGCTATGTCGTGATTCATTGTtaaaaagacaatttaaatCACAATTATTTGATGATTTTTCTAGAAAGAATCTTGTATTCTCATAGTAAATTAGATTTAAGGTTTTAGAAttagtttgaaaatttaatgagttgaaaatatttttttaaccaaataatgttttttgcagATTGGAGTGACTTCCTTCGGCATTCGTTTCGGCTGTGACATCGGATATCCGTCGGCATTCGCTAGAGTTACTTCATTCCTGAATTTCATAAGATcgaatttgtaaataaacatacttaTCCAATGAaacagttaaattaataaaaatgtaacactCTCATTactcttttatttaatctgaTATGTTCTTGTCTGATATCTATGATAATTTGATACTTTTTGTACTGGACTTTATTGTTAGAGTTAGAGTTTCCAGTGCtgaaaaacttgtataaaaatatgttgtcaATATTTTCATCCTTTTCGATGAAACGGAGATAAACATAGGATTAAAAAGGTGTactattaaactaataattattgtatgcCGCGGTTGTATACAATTGATTATGACAATTGGAAACAATTGTGttcaattaatgtaattaacaaaaattatcacCTAATCCTTCAAATCATTCATTATcttccataaaatattttaatacttatctTATTAAGTAGATTTAATGGTAATTAACATATCAaagattgtaaaataaactttatccGGTTGTAGATTGTCTTGTAAGtggaaataaaattcaaatatattattataatctatattatGGTAACTTTTTGATACCAAACTTTTGATACCACCACTTGTATATCTTaacaaaactgtttaaaaCTCTGACTTGGGTTAgcttgtacttttttttatatattacatggtggcaaacgagcatgcggccacatgaattcgccgaattggcgaagcgaccgctgcccatagacattcgcaattgcagatgcgttgcctaccctcaatcgacgaaggaggagacggacaaaaagagaatatttaaccttcctatgcatctcctccactTCTCctagccggccaattcgtgcaacagatgttgttgctggcgtctaccactgttaaaattatgtaacaatAATCCAATTTTGAAGTTAgaatgctttttttttatacttcaaAACATGTTCTCTATTGGATGTAAGCATCTCCAAAAATGCTCTAAAAATCACTGCTGGCTGGCTGACGCTGGCTTGGCGCTAAAGGCTCAGACCTACGTAATCTGTGATGATCTTTATTGAAACTAATTgctattttcttataatttactagctatcgcccgcgactccgtccgcgcgcagttaaaaaatgggggggggggggtatgaaaaatagatgttggccgattctcagacctactgaatatgctcacaaaatttcatcaaaatcggtcaagccgtttcggaggagtatggcaacgaaaactgtgacacgagaattttatatattagattttcttATTACGTACTTAAAAGTTCTTTTActcttattaattaattattatcgtccgtattatcaaattattatcatagcttatttaaattttaatacttttatcaaAACTTGATTACtgaattatgaatataaaagaaattttgattttcaaaaatCGGAGTACGTTTTctgttatttcaaaatgaaGTTACTTCTGGCTCTTGTTGCAACTGTTGCCTTGGCTAACGCGAGGTACATTGAGCCAGAGGTTCCTGAGTACAACACCGCGTATGGCTACATGCAGAACTATGGTATCCCACTAGCACAGGCCATCTACAAAGCTGAACAGGAAAACAATGATCCCAGAATTATCGGAGGATCTGCGGCTAGATTGGGACAATTCCCGTTCCAGGTTTGTTCCACTCTTTACTCTTTATTTTCtgctttaaatgtattaatgagctaattgacattttattaaatttaaatcgcatctcttgatttatttagaatttcaagaggaaaattgtaaatgtttttgggATTTGTTGACCTTTGAAATCGACAACATGTGAAAATTTAGTTGTGTCTGTccttatagtttttaattccataatgttattgaaatacatttaaaatacctttacttttactaataaaaagcGATTTTTCACAGGCTGGACTTATCTCTGATATCGTAGGCACCAGCAACCGTGGTGTCTGCGGCGGTTCGTTGGTGACCACGTCCAGGGTGTTGACTGCTGCTCACTGCTGGTTCGACGGCCGCAACCAGGGCTGGAGATTCACGGTCGTGTTAGGTTCCATCACTCTCTTCAGCGGTGGCACCAGGCTGGAAAGTACCAACGTTGTTATGCACAATAACTGGAACCCGAACAACGCCCGTAATGATGTCGCTGTTATTCGCCTAAACAGCGCTGTATCCACATCTGGTATGTTCTTTTACTTTAAACTAAGCTTAGTTCATCACTTGAGAAAAGTTATCCGTCAAGACTTAAGACTCATTTGAATAcgtgttttttataataatattgtttaatttaatagcgaataaaaataattttaaatattttagtgcatccggaataattataatacattagTATAGTTCAAAGGTTTTTTAGGCAGGTTATATCacggaattttttttaatagccaACATCGCAACAATTGCTCTGCCGTCTGGCTCCCAATTGAACGAGAACTTTGCGGGTAACACTGCTACCGCATCTGGCTTCGGTCTTACCAGACAAAGTAAGtacaaattttctaaaatcaataattttattactatcattttataaaagtaattatggATATCATATAGACAtgtattataagaaaaaggacTTCCACgaactttttaatgtttatatattatatatatgttatatatgtttataatattctcGATGTTTTTAATACTCTGAAgggtataaatatattttctagttcattgttcaattaaaaacttaattatttactcgTATTCCAGATGGTCAGATTACTACTAGTCAATTCTTGAGCTTCGTCAACTTGAATGTGATCACGAACAATGTTTGCTCTTTGGCGTTCCCACTGATTGTCCAGTCTTCCAACATTTGTACCAGCGGCTCTAACGGTAGAGGTGTGTGCGGTGGCGATTCTGGCGGGCCCTTGACTGTTGTGAGGAACAACAGACCGCTCTTAGTAAGTTCTTACGTTtttcttaactttttattaatggaaGCATCACTCAGATCTATAGAGagctaaataaaagtacaaatgtatactttaagttactttttttttgcaataatttttaGTCTCAGCCTTGTGGATTTTGAGTTATCTGATTTAACcaaatctttttctttatgttaagtgaaaaacacattggtacatggcgggattcgaacccaggacctttcaagagattgcaagtcaagtgcttaaccccagAGCCCCTGACGCTCAACACACAGCAacaacaattacaattttataattattaataattttccagATCGGTATCACGTCGTTCGGCTCTGGTCTCGGCTGCGAGAGGAACCTGCCTTCCGCATATGCGAGAGTCACCTCCTTTATGAACTTCATCAACcagaacatttaaataaatataagaaacatTTCGTCAATTAACGACCAAAATGTacactgaataaataaattaacctaTTTTTCTAGAATAgaacaattaaaacttttcttaaaattatttctttttgtttcacTATTCTCTCACTCTTGGTATGACGTCATGAAGTTTTCTTATAATGATAGTCATATTcgaatcaattaaatattttaagaaatttcaaCAAGCTATCGGGGTCGGGAATTACCTTCTTTGACTGGAAAAGCAGTCTTGATACAATTCATCGTTGAAACGAATCGTCTAAagtcaaaaacaaatgaaaatgatcATTCAACAATTTCGATCACGTACGTATAGAATTAGTGAGATAAAGTACATCAATAAGATAAAATGCAATCAATTAGTATTGAGTTTTCCCATCTCTAAAACTAGCgaaatgataaaaaacatattttaatataagaacATTTGAAAATGGTAATTTTCTACTTGAATAAGTCAgagaaaaaaagattttttaatcaagtATCCCAACAGTTGTCGGTTTCACTTAGGCGGAAGAAACTTCAACCATTCTAaaagttattacaataattgcaTATTCAGATgcgttttaatacaatttcaatgaagtgaaatttatattatactagctgtcgcacgcgactccgtccgcgcgcagttaaaacatggggggggggggttatgaaaaatagatgttggccgattgtgagacctactgaatatgctcacaaaatttcatgagaatcagtcaagccgtttcggaggagtacgggaacgaaaactgtgacacgagaattatatatattagaaaattccaatttcaaatcaccaaaaaaaaaaacattaaaaaatgccAGTGTCTCTATGCAGAAAATACAGCTACAATCATTTGatgatactttatttaaaactagcttttacccgcgactccgtccgcgcggaataaaaaaatagaaaacggggtaaaaattattacctgcccaccaattttcagtcaaatcgattcagccgttcttgagttataaatagtgtaactaacacgactttcttttatatatatagatatggtcGTCTCAGTtacttttcattataaaaccttgtaaCGCAAGGAAATGTGAGAAAAGTACGTTTTGACAAATATGAAATTGAATAAGTTTAACGTAAAGGATGaagttgtttgtttaaaaagtttaggTTATGATTtagtattgaaataatttccatatgatagagataacaatattatccGGTTTCGTCTGTAAGAACATAAATCATTATAATcttttaatgcattttatctgatttataattattatgatgTGTAAGATTGACtaattacaaaaacttatCGGCTTAGATTTATCTAATCTATTAGtcccatttatttttattctgttgATAACTGAGGTGCAATGCAAATTATCAGCTACGTGCTGcaacacatacataaaaaaaaatatcaatctcTCATTCCTAgcctatcacgaatatttgttaGAATTGCCTTCATATTGACATGgaaaaaaatcgtattaaaatttgtcctATCGTTAACACAAAAATTCTtatactaatcttactaatattataaatgcgagtatttggatgtatgtatggatgtttgttagaaggtacctCCAGAACGGCCGCACGGATCTCTGTGGAATTTGATATacaatagatatagaacatagtcacaAAAACCACATGAAATacttttcaacttttttttaatactgcgcATACGAAGTTGCGGACAAAAGCTAGCAATCTATAGTTATGTCTAATGTCTGTTGAAGTTTGTAGCCTCctgatatatgtatacatgTTGACTTAGATACTCGTAGGTAGGGGTAAATGTAACATCGAATTTCCATCCGCTCCGATGTTGCTATGTGGAACAAACAATAAGATTTGATTGGCTCCGGCAACAGCATTCACTGCCTCGTCTGCGACCGCACTACGTTCGTTAGCTGCAACTTTATTGAATATGAATAacgaaattttagaaaatgttaCCTTTGTAGCCTAGTATGTAAAGTtctaaaattgtatacaaattgtatatttgtatagttTGGAAAGAACTGACTAAcctcaattttaaaaaaacagcgttataaaaattctttgtgaactaaaatagttttatatttctttgaattaaataaatgaggTTGTGCGAGGTTACCTACTCATTGTCTATTGCTTCTTAAAGTGGTTTATTACATGAATTGTTAAGTATACAGGTACCAAAGCCATTTCATTGATTTTCctacatacatatttcatttGCCTCATATAATACAGATAATGGTGCAGGTAAACCGTTGCAATTTGCAGTAAATATGCAATTAAACGAACACGACGAGAGAATAATCAAGAATGCACAGAGGAGTGCATTGTCGTGTCgtgatgattttttaaacagcGACCAGTGTGAGGCTCCTCTTTTATACTGATTttctactttatatatttctgtTATTATATTGCTCTGCAACGCATTTAATAGTATTGTGGTAAGCTTTCATGTCTCATAATTATAACCAACTGTGATGTGGTGTAAAATGTCAACGATTGAGCTCATACTAATTATCTGGATTAAGGACAGACAACAGCCATGGCAGCCAAATTTCTATAAACGTAGACCAGAACACCGACGGCGATAAAAGACGACGATCAGAGACTAGTTCTCTTGGGACCTCTTGACCCTTAGTGGAAGACGAAATCGAAAAACAGATATCAGTGATTTATTTCACATCACCCGAAGATATTCACGTTAATTATGTAGCCCGAATATCCACTATACAAAAGGGTCGAATAGCAGTCTTAGCTACAAAGGTACTAAGTATATGAGTACTAAGAGCTAGATTGAACTAAAAGAGGTGACAGCCCTAAAAGCACCTATTACGTGTGTATCAAACATATGAATAGAATAGATTATGATGCACGGGGCGATGCTATGAGAGAGAGGCTATGAGTGTATCAATTCGGGCACAGATTACCGACTCAATTATTCTCGCAGCGTCAATCACTAGCCGGGAAGGCAATCGATATACTGTTGCCAATTTTGAGTGAAAGGTCATAAGTGTTGATCTGTTATAATGAGCATAGATAATACTTTACTTTAATgcacataattaatttaattttaatggttACTGACAACCATCTTAGCTGTAGACTTATGAGTAAttcagataatttttttttgaaacgCCTGTCTATTTactaatagtaataaattatttgaacttATAGGTAAGGAACAGGAACTACAAAAATTGTAtgagtaataaaaagtaaagttcaacgaatcatactaatattataaatgcgaatgtttagatggattgatggatggatggatgtttgtttgaaggtatctccagaatggctcaacggatcttgatgaaattcggcatagatgtagaacataatctgaaagtacacatagtctactaattaagtgtttttcgattcgacagctagtactttaataaatcctaTAAACCTATTACTTTGCCTCTTGGTAAATAAAGAAGCTTAAAAAATTTGTAGTTCGCTATCAATTGCCTAAAAGGGGATATTTTCATCTCTCGAATTATTTGATTTCACTTAAGTTAAAAGCCACttcagatattttatttatcgtaaaaaaatatttctctggTCAAATTACACTTTTCTTGTTTGAATGagcttttactttaattaatcgaagacaaagaaatttaagtactttcttatttaaaatttacccAAAGAATATTAGGTTTACTTTTTATGGTTATAAGAATaatctacttattttttaattttcgtttacaaaattattattattattacaaaattattcaagTTACATTTTAAGATGTTCATTATCTTTtgaatgattaatttaaaataaaaaaaacgagatTGAATAAGGTCTGATAAGTGACTTAAGCATAAAAGTGTAGCTTCTGTAGACAGTTTGAGTAATGAACTAGATTAAAGGACGCTAAAACGCTTGTAGCCTAATGGCCACGCCTTTTAACTCATTAAAGGGTTTAAAAACTCGTCTAAAGTGAAACAGTACGAGAGTAAACGTccttaatgttaaaatattgtttaggGACGAGCCTCGGGACCGACAGTGTGAAATTTTAATCACAGGTAAAGTATGCATTTAAAAGCCTAAAGCAACAACTTTACCTACTTAACTGGGAACTACGGACTTGATgtactaaatttaaacatagcGTAGTTTCTATAggtaagtttattattttattatagtctTCATCATCACAAGCCTTTATCGTATGAATGTAAAACGTCAATCGTTCGGTTAAATACCCTCGCAGTGTTTCCTTTaacctatatattatattaatgaaattttaaaaaaaatcatatttcgtacacatgtgTTTGCTTTGCtcataatgaaaaatttatttaaaaaaatctctggttgtctgtctgtctaaCCGCaagccgcgtttgttccgggtaatctccgaaacggctgggcAGAttggacgggaaggtagctaaAGTGTACGAGAATATTATAGGTTAATAGTAGACCGctatttaatatcataatttttactaacacACACCTATATATCTTTGGTTTTTCCAAagagaataaaagaaattactatattttagtACAGGTGATGGAACACTGCAAAATAACGATTAAAAAACGACAATTTAACTAAAGTAAATCGAATTTTCCACGAAAAGATCAAAcatgtttagaaataaagtgGCATCACGATACCGCtttaatttgaaatgcaaACAGCGAGTAACTAAGTCCCTGATTCAAGTATCTGACATAAGTGCTTCTCGTTCCCTTACTTTAGACTTCCGTACACGTTAACTGAATTAAATAGTTTCCTCTGAAAACTGGGTTATCGTAGATAATTTGCACTGCCCTGTCAGGACAGGACTGAACGACATGCGCTTGTTtagaataaatacattttgaatataccgcgtttttacagttagaataaatttaaatgaaaacagaatacgtaatacattaaatttacgtaaaataacggttaaagtttctttttgaAATAGAATGTTTCTAGTAGaaataatttgcatttaaatgatcgaaaccaaaatataacctaaaagttatttaatcaGTGAATCTGTGAAGtaggtttatttttgtaataacttgCGTCCGttctcaattatttttaatcctgATAGGATATCGTAtatgtaatgtataaaattaatttatataaactagaTTTAGtactattttgataaaatagttcaatattgtagaataccaTTTACCCGGGTCAGCAATTTTTCTTAACCTGTTACTACAATTAAGAGAGTGTCTGTCAAAGAGCATCATAGAAAGTTGTAGAAAAGTCTGATGCAATTACCAGATGCTT
This window encodes:
- the LOC106710784 gene encoding uncharacterized protein LOC106710784, with the protein product MKVLVIFALLAAAANAKSLNPLVPDNHSAYGYLQDVGVPEAERIQKAEEAYLRGRITGGVPAALGQIPYQAGLITDIIGITGRGVCGGTLISPDRVLTAAHCWYDGRHQAWRMTVVLGSELLFSGGNRQQTSVVAMHPNWIPLLVRNDIGVIYLHSPIALSATIAPIALPSDAEADKTFSGYRAIASGFGATSTGANITNNQFLSQVNLNVISNNACNIAFPSVIQSSNLCTSGLGGVGVCGGDSGGPLVTTNNGRQIVIGVTSFGIRFGCDIGYPSAFARVTSFLNFIRSNFYEYKRNFDFQKSEYVFCYFKMKLLLALVATVALANARYIEPEVPEYNTAYGYMQNYGIPLAQAIYKAEQENNDPRIIGGSAARLGQFPFQAGLISDIVGTSNRGVCGGSLVTTSRVLTAAHCWFDGRNQGWRFTVVLGSITLFSGGTRLESTNVVMHNNWNPNNARNDVAVIRLNSAVSTSANIATIALPSGSQLNENFAGNTATASGFGLTRQNGQITTSQFLSFVNLNVITNNVCSLAFPLIVQSSNICTSGSNGRGVCGGDSGGPLTVVRNNRPLLIGITSFGSGLGCERNLPSAYARVTSFMNFINQNI